One part of the Leptolyngbya sp. CCY15150 genome encodes these proteins:
- a CDS encoding Cof-type HAD-IIB family hydrolase — protein MSALASDLQSTSLPDASDIRLLVLDIDGTISGESNTIRPAVLEAIRAVQAKGIQVAIATGRMYCAALRFYEAVGSTLPLLSYQGAYVKEPKTGVVHHHWPVARHTAEQLLDYFEDVERQADLNTPLSIHFYINDRLYVRDMTPETAAYAERSGVTPNVVGDLRQVLTDDPTKVLALSHDPLLIDQLLDSLRQRYTPAELYFTKSVATFFEAANPQVNKGVAVRYLAEQLLGLSAAQVMTIGDNFNDVEMLDYAQIGIAMGNAPEAVQAFADWTTADVEEDGVAIALEKFLL, from the coding sequence ATGTCAGCCCTTGCCTCCGATCTCCAATCAACGTCTTTACCGGATGCCTCCGATATCCGGTTGCTCGTGCTCGATATTGACGGGACGATCTCCGGTGAATCCAACACCATTCGCCCCGCTGTCCTAGAAGCGATCCGCGCCGTTCAAGCCAAGGGCATTCAAGTGGCGATCGCTACAGGACGGATGTATTGTGCCGCCCTGCGGTTCTACGAAGCCGTGGGATCGACCCTGCCGCTGCTGTCCTACCAAGGCGCTTATGTTAAAGAACCCAAGACCGGCGTGGTTCACCATCACTGGCCCGTCGCTCGCCATACCGCTGAGCAATTGCTGGACTACTTCGAGGATGTAGAACGCCAGGCTGATCTCAACACCCCCCTTTCCATTCACTTCTACATCAACGATCGCCTCTACGTGCGGGACATGACCCCCGAAACGGCCGCCTATGCTGAACGAAGTGGGGTGACGCCCAATGTTGTGGGCGATCTGCGCCAAGTTCTGACCGACGACCCCACCAAGGTGCTAGCCCTCAGCCATGATCCCTTGCTGATCGACCAACTGCTCGATTCCCTGCGCCAGCGCTACACCCCCGCCGAACTCTATTTCACCAAGTCTGTGGCCACCTTTTTTGAGGCGGCCAATCCCCAAGTGAACAAGGGCGTGGCCGTGCGCTACCTGGCCGAGCAACTGCTGGGCCTTTCTGCCGCCCAGGTGATGACCATTGGCGATAATTTCAACGATGTGGAAATGCTGGACTATGCGCAGATTGGCATCGCCATGGGCAATGCTCCAGAAGCTGTGCAGGCTTTTGCTGATTGGACAACCGCCGATGTTGAAGAGGACGGAGTGGCGATCGCCCTAGAGAAATTTCTATTGTGA
- a CDS encoding HNH endonuclease signature motif containing protein, with the protein MENSPQLPDEFLELCRSITAKRPKAVIDHLLQHGFITTEELKETYGYNHPPRAARDVRESGIPLETFRMTGGDGRKIAAYRFGDISKARLTRFSGRTSLSKRLKEALISRHGCKCFIYLEEVDKRNLQIDHRIPFEVGGEPDPEPENFMLLCGSANRAKSWSCEHCDNWSNMKDKSICLSCYWAYPENYEHIAMRQVRRLDLLWEGDDIETYEKLKQRAASLDKEIPMFVKEMIEREIERHSSD; encoded by the coding sequence ATGGAGAATTCACCACAACTACCAGATGAATTCTTGGAACTCTGCCGATCAATTACTGCCAAGAGGCCAAAAGCAGTCATTGACCACCTTTTGCAGCATGGTTTTATCACAACCGAGGAGTTGAAAGAAACCTACGGCTATAATCATCCTCCAAGAGCAGCCAGAGACGTTAGAGAAAGTGGCATTCCATTAGAAACGTTTCGCATGACTGGAGGTGATGGCAGAAAAATAGCTGCCTATCGATTCGGCGACATTAGCAAGGCAAGATTAACCCGCTTTTCCGGAAGAACTAGCTTATCCAAGCGGCTTAAAGAAGCACTGATCAGCAGACATGGATGCAAGTGTTTCATTTATCTTGAAGAAGTAGACAAACGTAATCTACAGATTGATCACCGTATACCTTTTGAAGTTGGTGGTGAACCAGATCCAGAGCCGGAAAACTTTATGCTGCTGTGTGGCTCTGCCAACCGTGCTAAATCTTGGTCATGCGAACATTGCGACAACTGGAGCAACATGAAAGACAAGTCAATTTGCTTATCTTGCTACTGGGCATATCCAGAGAATTATGAGCATATAGCAATGCGACAAGTCAGAAGATTAGATCTGCTTTGGGAAGGCGATGACATTGAGACGTATGAAAAACTCAAGCAAAGAGCTGCTAGTCTAGATAAGGAAATTCCCATGTTTGTCAAAGAGATGATTGAGCGCGAGATAGAACGTCATAGCTCTGATTAG
- a CDS encoding DNA adenine methylase codes for MANLPHLVQYQGSKRNLAKQILQFFPTKMTRLVEPFAGTGAISVASSAHQIAHSFWLNDLNKPLIKLLELAIETPHELADFYQKLWNEQHDDSIAHYFEVRSRFNETNDPRLFLYLLARCVKGSVRYNSDGFFNQSLDKRRKGTRPETMKKNIVGVSNLLNGKCKFTSLDYRDVLEQTQSGDFIYMDPPYQGVCGNRDSRYLSGIDFDEFVSTLKHLNRKNAVFAISYDGKLGDKSFGKVLPESLNLQRLELEVGRSSQSTLLGKEETTIESLYLSPSLSESLVDIPIKDFIYSCKKPKQLTLLEKHGEFTTTTR; via the coding sequence ATGGCAAACCTCCCTCACCTTGTTCAGTATCAAGGCAGCAAGAGAAATTTGGCAAAGCAAATTCTCCAATTTTTTCCTACGAAAATGACTAGACTCGTAGAGCCTTTTGCTGGAACTGGTGCAATTAGCGTTGCTAGCTCTGCACATCAGATCGCCCATAGCTTTTGGCTCAACGACCTAAATAAACCATTGATTAAGCTCTTAGAACTAGCGATAGAAACCCCTCATGAACTAGCAGACTTTTACCAAAAACTATGGAATGAACAACATGATGACTCCATAGCTCACTATTTTGAAGTGAGGTCAAGATTTAATGAGACAAACGATCCAAGACTATTCCTTTACTTACTAGCCAGATGTGTCAAAGGCTCAGTCCGCTACAACTCCGACGGATTCTTCAACCAGAGTCTGGATAAGAGGCGGAAAGGGACAAGACCTGAGACCATGAAGAAAAACATAGTCGGTGTATCTAACCTTCTTAACGGAAAATGTAAGTTCACAAGTCTAGATTATCGAGACGTATTAGAACAAACTCAATCGGGCGATTTCATCTACATGGATCCTCCCTATCAAGGTGTTTGTGGAAATAGAGATTCCAGATATCTATCCGGAATAGATTTTGACGAGTTTGTTTCGACACTTAAACACCTCAATCGAAAAAACGCCGTATTTGCTATTAGCTACGACGGCAAATTAGGTGATAAGAGTTTTGGTAAAGTTCTCCCAGAAAGCTTAAATCTTCAGAGGCTTGAACTTGAAGTTGGCCGATCTTCACAGTCTACGTTACTTGGTAAAGAGGAAACCACCATTGAGTCTTTATACTTGTCACCAAGTCTCTCTGAAAGCTTAGTAGACATTCCCATCAAAGATTTCATCTATAGTTGCAAGAAACCAAAACAGTTGACGCTCTTAGAAAAACATGGAGAATTCACCACAACTACCAGATGA
- a CDS encoding gamma-glutamylcyclotransferase family protein, with translation MDVACRVFVYGTLKPGGYYYADYCAPSVIAVQAAIAWGRLYHLPMGYPALTEGDRPVQGSLLTFASAEILDQLDDLEGYDPQRSPLENEYERRTTEVFGSNRQSLGLAWSYWMTEAQVQQWRGVLCEDNVWNGNQAPD, from the coding sequence ATGGATGTAGCCTGTCGTGTCTTTGTCTATGGAACCCTGAAACCGGGGGGATATTACTACGCGGACTACTGTGCTCCTAGCGTCATCGCCGTCCAGGCAGCGATCGCTTGGGGCAGGCTCTACCATCTGCCCATGGGCTACCCGGCACTCACGGAGGGCGATCGCCCTGTTCAAGGTTCCCTACTGACCTTTGCCAGTGCCGAGATTTTAGACCAATTAGACGATCTAGAGGGCTATGATCCCCAGCGATCGCCCTTGGAGAATGAGTATGAACGTCGGACAACAGAAGTCTTTGGCAGCAATCGTCAATCCTTGGGGCTAGCCTGGAGCTATTGGATGACCGAGGCGCAGGTGCAGCAGTGGCGCGGTGTCCTCTGTGAGGACAATGTCTGGAATGGTAATCAGGCACCTGATTGA
- the polA gene encoding DNA polymerase I, with amino-acid sequence MSSDRSTPLLILVDGHSLAFRSYYAHANGRDGGLRTSTGIPTSVCFGFLKSLIDMLKAQQPTHVAIAFDLSTPTFRHEADDTYKAGRAETPDDFIPDIANLQEILAAMNLTIVTATGYEADDVIGTLAIQGKEAGYRVKILSGDRDLFQLVSAERSDEQGVSVLYLSNAFARNTPAGGTEYGPTQVMEKLGVTPEQVVDYKALCGDSSDNIPGVRGIGAKTAVKLLEEFGTLEQVYANLDQIKGATRKKLEEGREAAQHSQFMAQIHLNVPIDHGLDDCQLTGFKSDRIRPLLERLELRHILRDLPALQQVLGGTDDLAYPEVTADSSDDRLNTSPTADDGDTWFFSAAETQESQQIQQVVVLPQVISAPATLNALINHLKTCTDPDRPVAWDTETTDLDPRLAKLVGIGCCWGDRPSDVAYIPLGHTQGDNLDLTATLNALRPILEDPAYPKVLQNAKFDRLILKHQGINLSGVVFDTMLASYVINPEHSHNLSDLTLRYLDSTAQSYKDLVPKGKTIADIAIQSVANYCGTDVLTTFRLTDILRSHLKETPDLETLLRTVEVPLESVLAEMEDRGIHIDQEYLHIFSQQLEQDLAAIERQAYKIAGYQFNLGSPKQLSELLFEKRGLSTKKSRKIKTGYSTDAATLEKLQGEDPIIDCILEHRTLSKLKSTYVDALPALVNADTQRVHTDFNQAITATGRLSSSHPNLQNIPIRTAFSRKIRAAFIPEPGWILAAADYSQIELRILAHLSGEPVLIDAYRNRQDVHTLTAQLLLEKETISSEERRLGKIINFGVIYGMGATRFAREAGVSRTEAKLFIDRFNDRYPLVFAYLQQMQQEAIAHGYVKTILGRRRYFDFDNRHLNSLRGSDPSAIDLNGIKSPGMYDAQQLRAAANAPIQGSSADIIKIAMVRLHDYLKPYQTQMLLQVHDELVFEVPPQEWEEVSPQIQSIMESAVDLKVPLVAEIRSGKNWMEAK; translated from the coding sequence ATGTCCAGCGATCGCTCCACCCCGCTCTTAATCTTGGTTGATGGTCATTCCCTGGCGTTTCGGTCGTACTATGCCCATGCCAACGGGCGCGATGGCGGTCTGCGCACCTCCACCGGCATCCCCACCAGTGTGTGCTTTGGCTTTCTCAAATCGTTGATCGATATGCTCAAAGCTCAGCAGCCCACCCACGTCGCGATCGCCTTTGACTTGAGCACCCCCACCTTCCGCCATGAAGCCGACGATACCTACAAAGCTGGGCGGGCAGAAACCCCTGACGACTTCATTCCCGATATCGCCAATTTGCAAGAGATCCTAGCGGCGATGAACCTGACGATTGTCACGGCGACCGGCTACGAAGCTGATGATGTGATTGGTACCTTAGCTATCCAAGGCAAAGAGGCCGGCTACCGGGTGAAGATTCTCAGTGGCGATCGCGATCTCTTTCAGTTGGTATCTGCCGAGCGCAGTGATGAGCAAGGCGTGAGCGTGCTGTATTTGAGCAATGCCTTTGCCCGCAATACCCCGGCTGGCGGAACGGAATATGGCCCCACCCAGGTGATGGAAAAATTGGGCGTGACGCCCGAGCAAGTAGTGGATTACAAAGCCCTTTGCGGTGATTCGTCGGACAATATTCCTGGTGTGCGCGGCATTGGGGCGAAGACGGCGGTGAAGCTGCTAGAAGAATTTGGCACCCTAGAACAGGTCTATGCCAACCTCGACCAAATTAAGGGCGCAACTCGCAAGAAGCTGGAAGAAGGACGAGAGGCGGCGCAGCATTCCCAGTTTATGGCGCAGATTCATCTCAATGTGCCCATTGACCATGGCTTAGACGACTGCCAACTAACGGGCTTTAAGAGCGATCGCATCCGTCCACTCCTAGAGCGGTTAGAGCTGCGCCATATTCTGCGCGATCTGCCCGCCCTACAGCAGGTGCTGGGGGGAACCGATGATTTGGCATACCCCGAGGTCACGGCTGATAGTTCCGACGATCGTCTCAACACCAGTCCCACAGCGGATGATGGCGATACCTGGTTTTTTAGCGCCGCCGAGACCCAGGAAAGCCAGCAGATCCAGCAGGTTGTGGTGTTGCCCCAAGTCATTAGCGCCCCCGCGACGCTCAATGCCCTGATCAATCACCTGAAAACCTGTACTGACCCCGATCGCCCTGTGGCTTGGGATACGGAAACCACCGACTTGGATCCACGCTTGGCCAAACTGGTGGGTATTGGCTGTTGCTGGGGCGATCGCCCTTCTGATGTGGCCTACATTCCCCTAGGTCATACCCAGGGCGATAATTTAGACCTTACGGCAACCCTGAATGCTCTGCGACCCATTTTAGAAGATCCTGCCTATCCTAAAGTTCTGCAAAATGCTAAGTTCGATCGGCTAATTCTGAAGCACCAGGGTATTAACTTATCTGGTGTAGTGTTTGACACGATGCTGGCGAGCTATGTGATCAATCCAGAGCATAGCCACAACCTGAGTGACCTCACCCTCCGCTATCTCGACAGCACCGCCCAAAGCTACAAAGATCTCGTTCCTAAAGGCAAGACGATTGCAGATATTGCCATCCAATCGGTGGCCAATTACTGCGGTACCGATGTGCTCACCACGTTTCGTCTGACAGATATTTTGCGATCGCACCTTAAGGAAACGCCGGATCTGGAAACTTTGCTGCGCACCGTAGAAGTGCCGCTAGAATCTGTTCTGGCTGAGATGGAAGATCGAGGTATTCACATTGATCAAGAGTATCTACATATTTTTTCCCAACAGCTTGAACAAGATCTAGCTGCCATTGAACGACAAGCCTACAAGATAGCTGGATATCAATTCAATCTCGGCTCTCCCAAACAGCTCAGTGAACTGTTATTTGAAAAGCGAGGGCTGAGTACCAAGAAATCTCGCAAAATTAAGACTGGCTATTCTACCGATGCTGCGACATTAGAAAAACTTCAGGGCGAAGATCCCATCATCGACTGTATCCTCGAACATCGTACCTTGTCTAAGCTTAAATCTACCTACGTAGATGCTCTACCTGCCCTTGTCAATGCCGATACGCAACGGGTGCATACTGATTTTAACCAAGCGATTACCGCCACGGGTCGCCTCTCATCGTCCCATCCCAACCTGCAAAATATTCCGATTCGTACGGCCTTCAGTCGCAAAATTCGGGCCGCATTTATCCCTGAGCCGGGTTGGATCTTAGCCGCTGCTGACTATTCCCAAATTGAGCTACGTATCCTAGCGCATCTCAGCGGTGAACCAGTGTTAATCGATGCCTACCGAAACCGTCAGGATGTGCATACCCTAACAGCACAACTGCTGCTAGAGAAGGAGACGATTTCATCGGAAGAACGGCGGTTAGGTAAAATCATTAACTTTGGCGTCATCTACGGGATGGGGGCTACTCGCTTTGCCCGTGAAGCTGGCGTGAGCCGTACGGAGGCGAAGTTATTTATCGATCGCTTCAACGATCGCTATCCTTTAGTCTTTGCTTACCTTCAACAAATGCAGCAAGAAGCGATCGCCCATGGTTATGTAAAAACAATCCTAGGACGACGGCGCTACTTCGACTTTGATAATCGACACCTGAACAGTCTACGGGGTAGTGATCCCAGTGCCATTGATCTCAATGGCATCAAGTCTCCTGGTATGTATGATGCCCAGCAGCTTCGAGCGGCTGCCAATGCACCGATTCAAGGATCGAGCGCGGATATTATTAAAATTGCCATGGTACGGCTCCATGACTATCTAAAGCCTTATCAAACCCAGATGCTGCTGCAGGTGCATGACGAACTGGTGTTTGAAGTGCCGCCCCAGGAATGGGAGGAGGTATCGCCCCAAATTCAGAGCATTATGGAGTCGGCAGTCGATCTGAAGGTGCCGCTGGTGGCGGAGATTCGCTCTGGGAAGAATTGGATGGAGGCGAAGTAG